In Armatimonas rosea, a single genomic region encodes these proteins:
- a CDS encoding PEP-CTERM sorting domain-containing protein, whose protein sequence is MSFSRFSTARGTLVALTLLGLAALPQTARAQSLTTLFASNNGNNFGGGVFFDLNANKAVTISRLDLNVDTVNAGALVAVGATVNIEVWTRTGTVVGAETSSAGWTQIATGTGKAAATNSPTPITLTSLTSLLIGPGVTGVAIRNVDFSQQYTNGTGANETYSNADMTVTGRSATASTFLTAGTVRTPRVWNGTIAYTLGTAPEPGTLALVALGMVGGLVTRRRRK, encoded by the coding sequence ATGAGTTTCTCACGTTTCTCGACAGCACGCGGCACGCTGGTCGCACTCACGCTTCTAGGGCTGGCCGCGCTCCCGCAGACAGCACGGGCACAGTCGCTCACGACACTGTTTGCCAGCAACAATGGCAACAACTTTGGGGGAGGGGTGTTCTTCGACCTGAATGCCAACAAGGCGGTGACGATCAGCCGTCTCGATCTCAATGTCGATACGGTAAATGCAGGCGCACTGGTGGCTGTGGGGGCCACCGTGAACATTGAGGTCTGGACACGCACGGGAACCGTGGTGGGCGCTGAGACCAGCAGCGCGGGCTGGACCCAGATTGCCACCGGTACGGGGAAGGCGGCGGCGACCAACTCTCCCACACCGATAACCCTTACCTCTCTCACGAGCCTGCTCATCGGGCCGGGCGTGACAGGAGTTGCCATTCGTAACGTGGACTTTTCGCAACAATACACCAATGGCACCGGAGCCAACGAGACCTACTCCAACGCCGACATGACCGTCACGGGGCGCTCCGCCACCGCAAGTACATTTCTTACCGCTGGCACGGTCCGCACGCCGCGTGTCTGGAATGGCACCATTGCCTACACCCTGGGCACAGCGCCCGAGCCCGGCACGCTGGCTCTGGTCGCCCTTGGTATGGTCGGTGGACTGGTGACGCGGCGTCGGCGCAAGTAG
- a CDS encoding choice-of-anchor R domain-containing protein, producing the protein MALLTKDLSMTLSRSLRPAARLRCLALLGLALLPHTAHAQTFISNDINQNLATSGSGNNLNDNQTKAYGFTTAALSNFQFTSATISLTLVTGTNNTVSGGIYADSGGNPSSTQLVAFNTVSVSSGGVNYRTFTPVSTFQLTPNTTYWVRFFSTTAGAGTQWNAVPSTFPTATGDYNGLVTLLGYKNSNTSGASWGTSTLTNGITITLVTLPEPGTFALLALGLVGGVIARRRK; encoded by the coding sequence GTGGCTCTGCTGACCAAGGATCTCTCGATGACGCTCTCTCGCTCTCTTCGCCCTGCTGCCCGGCTTCGCTGCCTCGCTCTCTTAGGACTGGCCCTTCTTCCCCACACCGCACACGCCCAGACCTTTATCTCCAACGACATCAACCAGAACCTCGCGACCAGTGGCTCGGGCAACAACCTCAACGACAACCAGACCAAGGCCTACGGTTTCACCACGGCGGCGCTCTCTAACTTTCAGTTTACGTCGGCGACCATCTCCCTAACGCTTGTCACGGGGACAAACAACACGGTCTCGGGAGGAATCTACGCCGATAGTGGGGGCAACCCGTCTAGCACCCAGCTTGTCGCCTTTAACACCGTCTCTGTCTCCAGTGGGGGCGTCAACTACCGCACCTTCACTCCGGTCAGTACGTTTCAGCTCACCCCCAACACGACCTACTGGGTGCGCTTCTTCAGCACCACCGCTGGAGCCGGAACCCAGTGGAACGCGGTTCCCAGCACCTTCCCCACCGCTACCGGGGACTACAACGGGCTGGTCACGCTTCTTGGCTACAAAAACAGCAACACCAGTGGGGCAAGCTGGGGGACGAGCACGCTGACCAATGGCATCACCATCACGCTCGTCACCCTGCCCGAACCCGGAACCTTTGCGCTCCTCGCACTGGGCTTGGTCGGCGGAGTCATCGCTCGCCGCCGCAAGTAA
- a CDS encoding PEP-CTERM sorting domain-containing protein produces the protein MSGGGGATAVTGGFGGGGTGTPGFGGGGGRSAIRLGSTELVTAGGGGGDTLGGGGGLATGGSGSGGGGGTQSAGGAAGGGTSTAGSQFQGGNGGSLGGGGGGYFGGGGGGLNRSGGGGSSFLNNLTASGASQAGANGTLSSVAPGGISDPDYVAGVGWGNAGSAGGDGRIVLIYTLAGTSAPEPGTLALLALGIVGGALAQRRRK, from the coding sequence TTGTCGGGGGGGGGGGGAGCAACAGCTGTTACCGGTGGCTTCGGGGGCGGCGGCACTGGTACACCTGGCTTCGGTGGTGGTGGTGGTCGCTCTGCGATTCGGCTCGGAAGCACGGAGCTTGTTACGGCAGGCGGTGGCGGCGGAGATACTCTTGGCGGTGGGGGCGGTCTCGCCACAGGGGGGAGCGGCAGCGGCGGTGGCGGCGGCACGCAGTCTGCCGGTGGTGCAGCCGGTGGTGGCACTTCTACGGCAGGCAGCCAGTTCCAGGGAGGCAATGGTGGTAGTCTAGGTGGTGGTGGTGGTGGCTACTTTGGTGGCGGTGGCGGTGGCCTGAATAGGTCCGGTGGTGGTGGCTCGTCGTTTCTGAATAACCTGACTGCCTCGGGAGCCAGTCAGGCGGGAGCCAATGGCACGCTCAGTAGCGTTGCCCCCGGCGGCATAAGTGACCCCGACTATGTGGCGGGCGTTGGCTGGGGTAATGCTGGTTCCGCGGGTGGCGACGGTCGCATCGTGCTGATCTACACGCTTGCCGGGACCTCCGCCCCGGAGCCCGGCACGCTGGCTTTGCTTGCGCTGGGTATCGTCGGTGGGGCTTTGGCGCAGCGACGGCGCAAGTAG